In Phaeobacter piscinae, one genomic interval encodes:
- a CDS encoding hydroxymethylglutaryl-CoA lyase: protein MSESVEIFEVGPRDGLQNEKRDIPVAEKIALIDRLTDAGFRRIEVASFVSPKWVPQMAGSGEVLAGIRRRSDVRYAALTPNMRGYEDALTAKADEIAIFASASEGFSKANINASVAESIERFTPIIEAARHIDMPVRGYISCVTECPFDGPTDPDAVAALADRLFSMGCYEISLGDTIGQATPDSIARMLLAVRERVPVTRLAGHYHDTAGRAIDNIDASLSLGVRVFDAAVGGLGGCPYAPGAAGNVATEAVHEHLTRLGYETGLDGDVLTDAAAMARAMRSDGS from the coding sequence ATGAGCGAAAGCGTTGAAATTTTCGAAGTAGGTCCGCGCGACGGGCTACAGAATGAAAAGCGCGACATTCCCGTCGCTGAAAAGATTGCCCTCATTGACCGGCTGACCGATGCCGGGTTCCGTCGGATCGAGGTGGCGAGCTTTGTCTCCCCGAAATGGGTGCCGCAGATGGCGGGGTCGGGAGAGGTGCTCGCGGGGATCCGTCGCAGGTCCGATGTGCGCTATGCCGCGCTGACGCCCAACATGCGGGGCTACGAGGATGCCCTGACCGCAAAGGCGGATGAGATTGCGATTTTTGCCTCCGCTTCCGAAGGTTTCTCCAAGGCCAATATCAACGCGAGCGTGGCAGAATCGATTGAGCGTTTTACGCCAATCATCGAGGCGGCGCGCCATATCGATATGCCGGTCCGGGGCTATATTTCCTGCGTGACTGAGTGTCCCTTTGACGGGCCGACCGACCCGGACGCCGTTGCGGCGCTGGCGGATCGCCTGTTCTCCATGGGCTGCTATGAGATCTCGCTGGGCGATACCATCGGTCAGGCGACACCGGATTCCATTGCGCGTATGTTGCTGGCGGTGCGGGAGCGTGTGCCGGTCACCCGTCTGGCGGGCCATTACCACGACACGGCCGGGCGGGCGATTGACAATATTGATGCGTCTTTGTCATTGGGTGTTCGGGTCTTTGATGCCGCTGTTGGCGGGCTGGGGGGCTGTCCCTATGCACCGGGCGCTGCGGGCAATGTGGCGACCGAGGCGGTGCATGAGCACCTGACGCGTCTGGGCTATGAAACTGGCCTTGATGGGGATGTGCTGACCGATGCCGCAGCTATGGCGCGGGCGATGCGCAGCGACGGCAGCTGA
- a CDS encoding crotonase/enoyl-CoA hydratase family protein — MYQTITLTTDERGVATLTLNRPQKHNAMSGEMLQELKAAAAALAKDRTVRVVVLTGAGKSFCAGGDLGWMQAQMEADAETRGREARVLAEMLMAINTLPQPVIGAIQGNAFGGGVGMASVCDVAIGADHIKMALTETRLGLIPATIGPYVVARMGEARARRVFMSARLFDAAEAVELGILARAVPAADLDAAIEAEVIPYLSCAPEAVGAAKALVRDLGPKIDDAVIDHTIAALVDRWEGSEAPEGIAAFFAKEKPSWQQ; from the coding sequence ATGTATCAGACCATCACGCTCACGACGGATGAGCGCGGCGTTGCCACGCTGACGCTGAACCGACCGCAAAAACACAATGCGATGTCCGGTGAGATGTTGCAGGAGCTGAAAGCCGCCGCAGCCGCGCTGGCCAAGGATCGCACCGTTCGTGTTGTCGTCCTCACGGGGGCGGGCAAGAGTTTCTGTGCCGGTGGGGATCTGGGCTGGATGCAGGCCCAGATGGAGGCAGATGCCGAAACCCGCGGGCGCGAGGCGCGGGTGCTGGCGGAGATGCTGATGGCCATCAACACCCTGCCGCAGCCGGTGATTGGCGCGATCCAGGGCAATGCCTTTGGCGGCGGCGTCGGTATGGCCTCGGTCTGTGATGTCGCGATCGGCGCGGATCATATCAAGATGGCCCTTACTGAGACCCGGCTTGGCCTGATCCCGGCCACCATCGGCCCCTATGTGGTGGCCCGCATGGGCGAAGCGCGGGCGCGGCGTGTCTTTATGTCGGCGCGGCTGTTTGACGCTGCGGAAGCGGTGGAGCTGGGGATTCTCGCTCGGGCGGTTCCCGCAGCAGATTTGGACGCCGCGATCGAGGCGGAAGTGATCCCATATCTCAGCTGTGCGCCCGAAGCGGTGGGTGCGGCTAAAGCGTTGGTCCGTGATTTGGGGCCGAAAATCGACGATGCGGTGATTGACCACACCATCGCCGCATTGGTGGACCGCTGGGAAGGCAGCGAGGCACCTGAGGGGATCGCCGCGTTTTTTGCCAAGGAAAAGCCCAGCTGGCAGCAGTAA
- a CDS encoding NADH-quinone oxidoreductase subunit A — protein sequence MEEMLREYLPILVFLAVAVGLGIVLILAAVVLAVRNPDPEKVSAYECGFNAFDDARMKFDVRFYLVSILFIIFDLEIAFLFPWAVGFKDMSDAGFWSMMVFLAVLTIGFAYEWKKGALEWE from the coding sequence GTGGAAGAGATGTTGCGGGAATACCTCCCGATTCTGGTGTTTCTGGCCGTAGCGGTCGGGCTTGGAATTGTTCTTATTTTGGCGGCAGTTGTGCTGGCCGTCCGCAATCCGGACCCCGAAAAGGTCAGCGCTTACGAATGCGGGTTCAACGCATTCGACGACGCACGGATGAAGTTTGATGTCCGGTTTTACCTGGTGTCGATTCTGTTCATTATTTTTGATCTGGAAATTGCATTCCTGTTCCCCTGGGCCGTCGGCTTCAAGGATATGAGCGATGCGGGCTTCTGGTCGATGATGGTGTTCCTCGCTGTGCTGACCATTGGTTTTGCCTATGAGTGGAAGAAAGGGGCCCTGGAATGGGAGTGA
- a CDS encoding NuoB/complex I 20 kDa subunit family protein encodes MGVMTGANTAGVDKEVVTQALNAELQDKGFLLTSAEDIINWARTGSLHWMTFGLACCAVEMMHTSMPRYDAERFGIAPRASPRQSDVMIVAGTLTNKMAPALRKVYDQMPEPRYVISMGSCANGGGYYHYSYSVVRGCDRVVPVDVYVPGCPPTAEALLYGLMQLQRKIRRTGTLVR; translated from the coding sequence ATGGGAGTGATGACCGGAGCCAACACGGCTGGCGTCGACAAGGAAGTTGTCACCCAGGCCCTGAATGCGGAGCTGCAGGACAAAGGGTTTCTGCTGACGTCCGCCGAAGACATCATCAACTGGGCGCGCACCGGTTCGCTGCACTGGATGACCTTTGGTCTGGCGTGCTGCGCGGTTGAGATGATGCACACCTCGATGCCGCGCTATGATGCGGAACGTTTCGGTATTGCGCCACGCGCCTCCCCGCGTCAGTCGGATGTGATGATCGTGGCAGGCACGCTGACCAACAAGATGGCCCCCGCTCTGCGCAAGGTCTATGACCAGATGCCCGAGCCGCGCTATGTGATCTCTATGGGGTCCTGCGCCAACGGTGGTGGGTACTACCACTACAGCTATTCTGTGGTGCGTGGCTGTGACCGGGTTGTGCCCGTGGATGTCTATGTGCCTGGCTGCCCGCCCACGGCAGAGGCGCTGCTCTATGGTCTGATGCAATTGCAGCGCAAAATCCGCCGCACCGGCACCCTTGTGCGCTAA
- a CDS encoding NADH-quinone oxidoreductase subunit C — protein MTEALNELGTQIAAKRPDCVIGWDVSFDELNVDVAPSNLAGFVEFLKADATCKFSSLVDITAVDYPDRPKRFDVVYHFLSMYQNQRIRLRVSIREDEMLPSIVGIHPSANWFEREVFDMFGILFTGHPDLRRILTDYGFRGYPLRKDFPTTGYTEVRYDEAQKRVVYEPVSLVQEYRQFDFMSPWEGAEYILPGDEKEGAK, from the coding sequence ATGACTGAAGCCCTGAACGAACTCGGCACCCAGATCGCGGCCAAGCGCCCGGATTGCGTTATCGGCTGGGATGTCAGCTTTGATGAGCTGAACGTGGATGTGGCGCCGTCGAATCTGGCGGGATTTGTTGAATTTTTGAAAGCGGACGCGACCTGCAAGTTCTCGTCGCTGGTCGATATCACCGCTGTAGACTACCCGGACCGCCCCAAGCGGTTTGACGTCGTCTACCATTTCCTGTCGATGTATCAAAACCAGCGGATCCGCCTGCGCGTGTCGATCCGCGAGGATGAGATGCTGCCGTCGATCGTTGGCATTCACCCCTCGGCCAATTGGTTTGAGCGGGAGGTGTTCGACATGTTCGGCATCCTGTTCACCGGTCACCCGGATCTGCGCCGCATCCTGACCGACTATGGCTTCCGTGGCTATCCGCTGCGCAAGGATTTCCCGACCACTGGCTACACCGAAGTGCGCTATGACGAGGCGCAGAAACGCGTGGTCTACGAACCGGTGAGCCTGGTGCAGGAATATCGCCAGTTTGACTTCATGAGCCCATGGGAGGGTGCCGAATACATCCTGCCCGGCGACGAGAAAGAGGGGGCGAAATGA
- a CDS encoding NADH-quinone oxidoreductase subunit D: MDGSKMDDALTGEQKIRNFNINFGPQHPAAHGVLRLVLELDGEIVERCDPHIGLLHRGTEKLMESRTYLQNLPYFDRLDYVAPMNQEHAWCLAIEKLTGVEVPRRASLIRVLYSEIGRILNHLLNVTTQAMDVGALTPPLWGFEEREKLMVFYERACGARLHAAYFRPGGVHQDLPDALIDDIEAWTHTFPAVMDDIDGLLTENRIFKQRNADIGVVTEEDILNYGFSGVMVRGSGLAWDLRRSQPYECYDEFDFQIPVGKNGDCYDRYLVRMEEMRQSLSIIRQCIGKLRETPGDILARGKLTPPKRGDMKTSMESLIHHFKLYTEGFHVPAGEVYAAVEAPKGEFGVYLVADGTNKPYRAKLRAPGFLHLQAMDYVAKGHQLADVAAIIGTMDVVFGEIDR, from the coding sequence ATGGACGGCTCCAAAATGGATGACGCCCTGACCGGCGAACAGAAGATCCGTAACTTCAACATCAACTTCGGCCCGCAACACCCCGCTGCACATGGTGTTCTGCGCTTGGTTCTGGAGCTGGACGGCGAGATCGTTGAGCGCTGTGATCCGCATATCGGCCTGCTGCATCGTGGCACCGAGAAGCTGATGGAAAGCCGGACCTACCTGCAGAACCTGCCGTATTTCGACCGCCTCGATTATGTGGCGCCGATGAACCAGGAACATGCCTGGTGTCTGGCCATCGAAAAACTGACTGGCGTGGAAGTGCCGCGTCGCGCATCGTTGATCCGTGTGCTTTATTCTGAGATTGGCCGTATCCTCAACCACCTGCTGAACGTAACGACGCAGGCGATGGACGTTGGCGCGCTGACCCCGCCGCTCTGGGGCTTTGAAGAGCGCGAAAAGCTGATGGTCTTCTACGAACGGGCCTGTGGCGCGCGCTTGCACGCGGCCTATTTCCGCCCCGGTGGTGTTCATCAGGATCTGCCAGATGCGCTGATCGACGATATTGAGGCGTGGACGCATACCTTCCCGGCGGTGATGGACGATATCGACGGGTTGTTGACCGAAAACCGGATTTTCAAGCAGCGTAACGCGGATATCGGTGTCGTGACTGAGGAAGATATCCTCAACTACGGCTTCTCTGGCGTCATGGTGCGTGGTTCTGGTCTGGCATGGGATCTGCGTCGTTCGCAGCCCTATGAATGCTATGATGAATTCGATTTCCAGATCCCGGTCGGCAAGAACGGTGATTGCTATGATCGCTATCTTGTCCGTATGGAAGAGATGCGCCAGTCGCTGTCGATCATCCGTCAGTGTATCGGCAAGCTGCGCGAGACACCCGGTGACATTCTGGCCCGCGGCAAACTGACCCCGCCGAAACGCGGCGACATGAAAACCTCCATGGAGAGCCTGATCCACCACTTCAAGCTCTACACCGAGGGCTTCCACGTCCCGGCTGGTGAGGTCTATGCCGCTGTTGAGGCGCCCAAGGGGGAATTCGGGGTCTATCTGGTTGCAGATGGCACCAACAAACCCTACCGCGCCAAGCTGCGCGCGCCCGGCTTCCTGCATCTGCAGGCTATGGATTATGTGGCCAAGGGCCACCAACTCGCCGACGTCGCTGCCATCATCGGCACCATGGACGTCGTATTTGGAGAGATTGACCGCTAA
- a CDS encoding NADH-quinone oxidoreductase subunit E encodes MLRRLHSEQPDSFAFTSENQTWAEAQITKFPDGRQASAIIPLLWRAQEQEGWLSKPAIEYVADMLGMAYIRALEVASFYFMFQLQPTGSIAHVQICGTTSCMICGAEDLIAVCQEKIANKPFTLSADGKFTWEEVECLGACTNAPMAQIGKDYYEDLTAEGFAKLLDDLAAGQVPLPGPQNGRYAAEPKSGLTSLTEYESGKTQYNASVQLAADIGDTVKRIDGTEVPILTPWIGKDGKVAGRDSADTPPPAPKTPLPAVKQAEVAKAKPAAPKKAAPKTAGVGEPASPEGAATEAAAGVEEKPETLTAARDGGADDLKMLKGVGPKLEQTLNDLGFFHFDQIAAWTDEQVAWVDSRLKFKGRIVRDGWIEQSRQLAEGEETDFAKKAKADDRYKDD; translated from the coding sequence ATGCTTCGTCGTCTGCATTCCGAACAACCCGATAGCTTTGCCTTCACGTCTGAAAACCAGACATGGGCCGAGGCGCAGATCACCAAATTTCCCGATGGCCGTCAGGCCAGCGCGATCATTCCGCTGCTGTGGCGTGCCCAGGAGCAAGAAGGCTGGCTGAGCAAGCCAGCAATCGAATATGTCGCGGACATGCTGGGCATGGCCTATATCCGCGCCCTTGAAGTGGCGTCTTTCTACTTCATGTTTCAGCTGCAACCGACTGGTTCGATTGCACATGTTCAGATTTGTGGCACCACCTCCTGCATGATTTGCGGAGCGGAGGATCTGATTGCGGTCTGTCAGGAGAAGATTGCCAATAAACCCTTCACCCTGTCCGCAGATGGCAAGTTCACTTGGGAAGAGGTTGAGTGCCTTGGCGCTTGCACCAACGCGCCCATGGCTCAGATCGGCAAGGATTACTACGAAGACCTGACCGCCGAAGGCTTTGCGAAACTGCTCGATGATCTGGCCGCTGGTCAGGTGCCGCTGCCGGGTCCGCAGAACGGACGCTATGCGGCAGAGCCGAAGTCTGGCCTCACCTCTCTCACCGAATATGAGAGCGGGAAGACGCAGTATAATGCCTCCGTCCAGCTGGCGGCTGATATTGGCGATACAGTTAAGCGTATCGACGGGACCGAGGTTCCGATCCTGACGCCTTGGATTGGTAAGGATGGTAAGGTTGCCGGACGCGACAGCGCCGATACCCCGCCGCCTGCGCCGAAAACACCGCTTCCCGCAGTGAAGCAGGCAGAGGTTGCTAAGGCGAAACCCGCCGCGCCAAAGAAGGCCGCACCGAAAACAGCGGGTGTTGGTGAACCGGCCTCTCCTGAGGGGGCCGCAACTGAGGCGGCTGCGGGTGTCGAGGAAAAGCCAGAGACGCTGACTGCAGCCCGCGATGGCGGTGCAGATGATCTGAAGATGTTGAAAGGTGTCGGTCCCAAGCTGGAGCAGACCCTGAATGATCTTGGCTTCTTCCATTTCGACCAGATCGCAGCCTGGACCGACGAGCAGGTCGCCTGGGTCGACAGCCGGTTGAAGTTCAAGGGACGCATTGTCCGCGATGGCTGGATCGAACAGTCCCGGCAGCTTGCGGAAGGTGAGGAAACAGACTTCGCCAAAAAGGCCAAGGCCGACGATCGTTACAAAGACGACTGA
- a CDS encoding DUF5337 domain-containing protein yields the protein MSAEHDKALAAKGRHIALVIAATMLGWLAMSLFIGPALGLAGRYALLFDFAALAGFIYAAVNIFQLWRMRQDSQR from the coding sequence ATGAGCGCAGAACACGACAAAGCACTGGCAGCAAAGGGGCGGCACATCGCGTTGGTGATTGCTGCAACCATGCTTGGTTGGCTGGCGATGTCACTGTTCATCGGCCCCGCACTGGGGCTCGCCGGACGCTACGCTCTGCTGTTTGATTTCGCAGCCCTTGCAGGCTTCATCTATGCAGCGGTCAACATTTTTCAACTCTGGCGCATGCGCCAGGACAGCCAAAGGTAG
- the nuoF gene encoding NADH-quinone oxidoreductase subunit NuoF: MLKDQDRIFTNLYGMHERTLAGAKQRGHWDGTAGIIEKGRDWIIQNMKDSGLRGRGGAGFPTGLKWSFMPKESDGRPSYLVINADESEPGTCKDREIMRHDPHTLIEGALIASFAMNAHTCYIYLRGEYIREREALQAAIDECYDQGLLGRNAAGSGWDFDVFLHHGAGAYICGEETALIESLEGKKGMPRMKPPFPAGAGLYGCPTTVNNVESIAVVPTILRRGPDWFAGFGRQNNAGTKLFAISGHVNNPCVVEEAMSISFEELIEKHCGGIRGGWDNLLAVIPGGSSVPCVRGEKMKDAIMDFDYLRGELGSGLGTAAVIVMDKQTDIIKAIWRLSKFYKHESCGQCTPCREGTGWMMRVMDRLVKGEAELEEIDMLWDVTKQVEGHTICALGDAAAWPIQGLIRNFREEIEDRIKAQKSGRMGAMAAE, from the coding sequence ATGCTGAAGGACCAGGACCGGATCTTTACCAACCTTTACGGGATGCATGAGCGCACATTGGCGGGCGCAAAACAGCGGGGCCATTGGGATGGCACTGCGGGCATCATCGAAAAAGGGCGGGACTGGATCATCCAGAACATGAAGGATTCCGGCCTGCGCGGACGCGGTGGTGCGGGCTTCCCGACCGGCCTGAAATGGTCTTTCATGCCGAAGGAGAGCGACGGTCGCCCCTCCTATCTGGTCATCAACGCCGATGAATCCGAGCCGGGCACCTGTAAAGACCGCGAGATCATGCGTCATGATCCGCATACGCTGATCGAGGGCGCGCTGATCGCCTCCTTCGCGATGAATGCGCATACCTGCTACATCTACCTGCGCGGCGAATACATCCGTGAGCGCGAGGCGCTGCAGGCCGCGATTGACGAATGTTATGATCAGGGCCTGCTGGGGCGCAATGCCGCCGGATCCGGCTGGGATTTCGACGTCTTTCTGCACCATGGCGCGGGCGCTTACATCTGTGGCGAAGAAACCGCTCTGATCGAAAGCCTCGAGGGCAAGAAGGGCATGCCGCGTATGAAGCCGCCCTTCCCGGCGGGTGCCGGTCTTTATGGCTGCCCGACCACGGTGAACAATGTGGAATCCATTGCCGTTGTGCCGACCATTCTGCGCCGTGGCCCGGATTGGTTTGCAGGCTTTGGCCGTCAGAACAACGCGGGCACCAAGCTCTTTGCGATCTCTGGCCACGTCAACAACCCCTGTGTTGTCGAGGAGGCCATGAGCATCTCCTTTGAGGAGCTGATCGAGAAGCATTGCGGCGGCATTCGCGGCGGTTGGGACAACTTGCTGGCAGTGATCCCCGGGGGCTCTTCTGTTCCCTGCGTGCGCGGCGAGAAGATGAAAGACGCCATCATGGACTTTGACTATCTGCGCGGCGAACTGGGCTCCGGCCTTGGCACCGCAGCGGTCATCGTGATGGACAAACAGACCGACATCATCAAAGCGATCTGGCGTCTGTCCAAGTTCTACAAACACGAGAGCTGCGGTCAGTGTACGCCCTGCCGTGAAGGCACCGGCTGGATGATGCGCGTGATGGATCGTCTGGTGAAGGGCGAGGCCGAGCTGGAAGAGATTGACATGCTGTGGGACGTGACCAAGCAGGTCGAAGGTCACACCATCTGTGCGCTGGGTGATGCGGCAGCTTGGCCAATCCAGGGTCTGATCCGCAACTTCCGCGAGGAAATTGAGGACCGTATCAAAGCACAGAAGTCCGGGCGCATGGGCGCCATGGCGGCTGAATAA
- a CDS encoding DUF5333 domain-containing protein — MRTLIATCATCLMLLPSMAAAKPSLRDVQEIEDPLFAVALAKEVSDHCDSISARYFKGLTELRRLRARANALGYTDSEIRAYIGSDTEKARMRAKGERFLAQNGVSYEKTETFCAFGRAEIKKNSAIGVLLRAK; from the coding sequence ATGCGAACCCTGATTGCAACCTGTGCCACCTGCCTGATGTTATTGCCTTCTATGGCGGCAGCGAAGCCATCTCTGCGCGACGTGCAAGAGATTGAAGACCCGCTGTTTGCGGTCGCGCTGGCGAAGGAAGTGTCGGACCACTGCGACAGCATATCCGCGCGTTATTTCAAGGGGCTGACAGAGCTGCGTCGCCTGCGCGCGCGCGCCAATGCCCTCGGCTATACGGATAGTGAAATCCGCGCCTATATCGGCTCGGACACGGAAAAAGCCCGGATGCGGGCCAAGGGAGAACGCTTCCTGGCTCAAAACGGGGTCTCTTACGAGAAAACGGAAACATTCTGTGCGTTTGGTCGTGCGGAAATCAAGAAAAACAGCGCGATCGGCGTTTTATTGAGGGCGAAATAG
- the nuoG gene encoding NADH-quinone oxidoreductase subunit NuoG: MSDLRKINIDGTEIEVDGAMTLIQACEEAGVEIPRFCYHERLSIAGNCRMCLVEVVGGPPKPAASCAMQVRDLRPGPEGQAPQVKTNSPMVKKAREGVMEFLLINHPLDCPICDQGGECDLQDQAMAYGVDFSRFREAKRAVDDLDLGPLVGTAMTRCISCTRCVRFTTEVAGITQMGQTGRGEDSEITSYLNETLDSNLQGNIIDLCPVGALTSKPYAFTARPWELTKTETIDVMDALGSNIRVDTKGREVMRILPRNHDGVNEEWISDKTRFVWDGLRRQRLDRPYVRVDGKLKPATWPEALEAAATAMKGKKIAGLIGDLVPVEAAFALKQLVEGQGGKVECRTDKARLPIGNRAAYVGTATIEDIDSAKAIMLIGTDPRNEAPVLNARLRKAWINGANIGLIGQPVDLTYDYAHLGTDRAALEALLNGETAGALGKETLVIVGQGALREADGLAVLAHAQKYAALTESKLMVLHTAAARVGAMDVNAVTEGGVEAAIDGAEVIYNLGADEVEIDAGAFVIYQGSHGDRGAHRADVILPGAAYTEENGLFVNTEGRPQLALRASFAPGEAKENWAILRALSAELDAKLPYDSLAQLRTALVAEVPHLARIDDVADNEGPALEVEAMGKAAFLPAVKDFYLTNPIARSSQLMAELSAGAKARGAEKIAAE, encoded by the coding sequence ATGTCTGACCTCCGCAAGATCAACATTGACGGAACCGAGATTGAGGTGGATGGGGCAATGACCCTGATCCAGGCCTGTGAAGAGGCCGGGGTGGAAATTCCCCGGTTCTGCTATCACGAACGCCTGTCCATCGCCGGCAATTGCCGCATGTGCCTGGTTGAGGTTGTTGGCGGCCCGCCGAAACCCGCCGCGTCCTGCGCCATGCAGGTCCGCGATCTGCGCCCCGGCCCTGAGGGGCAGGCACCGCAGGTGAAGACCAATTCGCCCATGGTGAAAAAGGCGCGCGAAGGCGTGATGGAGTTCCTGCTGATCAACCACCCGCTGGATTGCCCGATCTGCGATCAGGGCGGCGAATGCGATCTGCAGGATCAGGCGATGGCCTATGGCGTGGACTTCTCGCGCTTCCGCGAAGCCAAGCGCGCGGTCGATGATCTGGATCTGGGGCCGCTGGTCGGCACCGCAATGACCCGCTGCATTTCCTGCACCCGCTGCGTCCGCTTCACCACCGAGGTGGCAGGCATCACCCAGATGGGCCAGACCGGCCGGGGTGAGGACAGCGAGATTACATCGTATCTGAATGAGACGCTGGATTCGAACCTTCAGGGCAATATCATTGATCTTTGCCCGGTTGGGGCGCTGACGTCGAAACCCTACGCCTTCACCGCGCGTCCGTGGGAACTGACCAAGACCGAGACCATCGACGTGATGGACGCGCTTGGCTCCAACATCCGCGTGGACACCAAGGGCCGCGAAGTGATGCGGATCCTGCCGCGCAACCATGATGGCGTGAACGAAGAATGGATCAGCGACAAGACCCGCTTTGTCTGGGACGGGCTGCGCCGCCAGCGTCTGGACCGCCCGTACGTGCGTGTTGATGGCAAGTTGAAGCCCGCCACCTGGCCGGAAGCGCTGGAGGCGGCTGCCACCGCGATGAAGGGCAAGAAAATCGCCGGTCTGATCGGGGATCTGGTCCCGGTTGAGGCGGCGTTTGCTCTGAAGCAGCTGGTCGAAGGGCAGGGCGGCAAAGTGGAATGTCGGACGGACAAGGCCCGTTTGCCCATCGGCAACCGCGCGGCCTATGTTGGCACTGCAACCATCGAAGATATCGACAGCGCCAAGGCGATCATGCTGATCGGTACCGACCCGCGCAACGAGGCACCGGTACTGAACGCGCGCCTGCGCAAAGCCTGGATCAATGGCGCCAACATCGGCCTGATTGGTCAGCCGGTCGATCTCACCTATGACTATGCGCATCTCGGCACCGACCGTGCAGCGCTTGAGGCGCTGCTCAATGGCGAGACCGCAGGTGCGCTTGGCAAGGAGACGCTGGTTATTGTGGGGCAGGGTGCCCTGCGTGAGGCCGACGGTCTGGCGGTTCTGGCGCACGCGCAGAAATATGCGGCGCTGACCGAAAGCAAGCTGATGGTGCTGCACACCGCTGCGGCCCGTGTTGGTGCAATGGACGTAAATGCCGTCACCGAGGGCGGCGTCGAAGCAGCCATTGACGGGGCTGAGGTGATTTACAACCTTGGTGCCGATGAGGTCGAAATCGACGCAGGTGCCTTTGTCATCTATCAGGGCAGCCACGGCGACCGTGGTGCACACCGCGCAGATGTGATCCTGCCGGGTGCCGCATATACCGAAGAAAACGGCCTCTTTGTGAACACCGAAGGCCGTCCGCAACTGGCCCTGCGCGCGAGCTTTGCGCCCGGTGAGGCGAAGGAAAACTGGGCGATCCTGCGGGCACTGAGCGCAGAATTGGACGCCAAGCTTCCCTATGACTCACTGGCGCAACTGCGCACCGCGCTGGTCGCAGAGGTGCCGCATCTGGCCCGCATCGACGACGTGGCGGACAACGAGGGTCCGGCGCTTGAGGTTGAGGCGATGGGCAAGGCGGCGTTCCTGCCGGCGGTCAAGGATTTCTATCTGACCAACCCGATTGCGCGGTCGTCGCAGCTGATGGCGGAACTGTCGGCGGGTGCAAAGGCGCGCGGCGCTGAGAAGATCGCTGCGGAGTGA
- the nuoH gene encoding NADH-quinone oxidoreductase subunit NuoH: MAEFFNTPGGIAVLILAQVLAVVAFVMISLLFLVYGDRKIWAAVQMRRGPNVVGVYGLLQSVADALKYVVKEVVIPAGSDRAVFILAPLTSFVLAMIAWAVIPFNDGWVLSDINVAILYVFAVSSLEVYGVIMGGWASNSKYPFLGSLRSAAQMISYEVSIGLIIIGVIISTGSMNFGDIVRAQDGDLGLLNWYWIPHFPMVFLFFISALAETNRPPFDLPEAESELVAGYQVEYSATPFLLFMAGEYIAIFLMCALTTLLFFGGWLSPIPGLPDGVLWMVAKMAFFFFLFAMVKAITPRYRYDQLMRLGWKVFLPFSLAWVVFVSFAAKFDWFWGIFARWTVGG; encoded by the coding sequence ATGGCTGAATTCTTTAACACCCCAGGCGGCATTGCTGTACTGATCCTGGCGCAAGTGCTTGCAGTTGTTGCCTTTGTCATGATTTCGCTTCTGTTCCTCGTTTACGGGGACCGCAAGATCTGGGCGGCTGTCCAGATGCGCAGGGGCCCCAATGTGGTGGGCGTCTACGGCCTGCTGCAATCGGTGGCGGACGCGCTCAAATATGTGGTCAAGGAAGTCGTGATCCCGGCCGGTTCCGACCGGGCAGTCTTCATTCTGGCCCCACTGACCAGTTTTGTTCTGGCGATGATCGCCTGGGCGGTGATCCCTTTCAACGACGGCTGGGTGCTCTCGGATATCAACGTCGCCATCCTCTACGTGTTCGCGGTGTCCTCGCTTGAGGTTTATGGCGTGATCATGGGCGGCTGGGCCTCGAACTCGAAGTACCCGTTCCTGGGTTCGTTGCGGTCTGCGGCGCAGATGATCTCCTATGAGGTCTCCATCGGTCTGATCATTATCGGCGTGATCATCTCCACCGGTTCCATGAACTTCGGCGATATCGTGCGTGCTCAGGATGGTGATCTGGGTCTCTTGAATTGGTATTGGATCCCGCACTTCCCGATGGTGTTCCTGTTCTTCATCTCGGCGCTGGCAGAAACCAACCGCCCGCCGTTCGACCTGCCGGAAGCGGAATCTGAACTGGTTGCGGGCTATCAGGTGGAATACTCGGCGACGCCCTTCCTTCTGTTCATGGCCGGAGAATATATCGCCATCTTCCTGATGTGCGCGCTGACAACCCTGCTGTTCTTTGGCGGCTGGCTGTCCCCGATCCCGGGCCTGCCCGATGGCGTCCTTTGGATGGTTGCCAAAATGGCATTCTTCTTCTTCCTCTTCGCAATGGTAAAGGCGATCACGCCCCGCTATCGCTACGATCAGCTGATGCGCCTGGGCTGGAAAGTGTTCCTGCCGTTCTCGCTGGCTTGGGTGGTCTTCGTGTCCTTTGCTGCAAAATTTGACTGGTTCTGGGGCATCTTCGCCCGTTGGACCGTGGGAGGCTAA